The DNA sequence TTCGTCCAGGACCTGATCGACGATGACGACGATGCCACTATCGTGCGGGCCATCATCCAGCTCGGCAAAAGCCTGGGCATGCAAGTGATCGCTGAAGGCGTGGAAACCCTGGAACAAGAGGCCTACATCATTTCCGAGGGCTGCCATGAAGGTCAGGGCTACCTCTACAGCAAGCCACTGCAGACCCGCGAATTGAGCGCCTTCCTCAGGCAGGCAGAGCGCAGCAGGGCCTCTTTGATCTGACCTATCGCCGCCCTGCGCCGCAAATCCACGACCGACACCGCGCCACCCACACAAAGATTTACGACACTACCTCTTTACAGAAAATGCATATCTTTCGCATTATGTTGCTGTTTCGCGTGTGCAAGCACACCTGTTCAATCTCTCGACGCAGGATTTCGCCATGATTCGTATGCCTCTGGCCACCGCCAGTCTGCTGGCCATTGCCATTTCACTCGCCGGCTGTGGCGATAGCAAGGACAAGGATGCTGCCGCGCAAGCACCAACCCCGGCCGCCAGCACGTCCGCTGCCACCCCGGCGACCGGCGCACTCGACGAAGCGGCGGCCAAGGCCGTTGTCGCACACTATGCCGACATCGTCTTTGCCGTTTACAGCGATGCGCACTCCACCGCGAAAACCCTGCAGACCGCTATCGACGCGTTCCTGGCCAAGCCGAACGACAACACCCTGAAAGCCGCCAAGGCCGCCTGGGTTGCCGCGCGCGCACCTTACCTGCAGAGCGAAGTATTCCGTTTCGGCAACACCATCGTCGACGACTGGGAAGGTCAGCTCAACGCCTGGCCGCTGGACGAAGGCTTGATCGACTACGTCGACAAGAGCTACGAGCACGCCCTGGGCAACCCTGGCGCTACTGCCAACATCATCGCCAACACGCAAGTGCAGGTCGGTGAAGACAAGGTCGACGTCAAAGAGATCACCCCGGAAAAACTGGCCAGCCTCAATGAGCTGGGCGGCTCCGAAGCCAACGTCGCCACTGGCTACCACGCCATCGAATTCCTGCTGTGGGGCCAGGACCTGAACGGTACCGGCCCGGGCGCCGGCGCTCGTCCTGCCTCGGACTACCTGGAAGGCGCCGGCGCCACCGGTGGTCACAACGACCGTCGCCGTGCCTACCTCAAGGCCGTGACCCAACTGCTGGTCAACGACCTGGAAGAGATGGTCGGCAACTGGAAGCCGAACGTAGCTGACAACTATCGCGCCACCCTGGAAAAGGAACCGGCTGAAGCCGGCCTGCGCAAAATGCTGTTCGGCATGGGCAGCCTGTCGCTCGGCGAACTGGCCGGCGAGCGCATGAAAGTCTCCCTGGAAGCCAACTCTCCGGAAGACGAACACGATTGCTTCAGCGACAACACCCACTATTCGCAGTTCTACGATGCCAAGGGCATTCGTAACGTCTACCTGGGCGAATACACCCGCGTCGACGGCACCAGGATGACCGGCGCCAGCCTGTCCTCCCTGGTGGCGAAAATCGACTCGGCTGCCGACACCGCCTTGAAGGCCGATCTGGAAGCTACCGAAGCCAAGATGCAGGTAATCGTCGATCACGCCAAAAAAGGTGAGCACTACGACCAACTGATCGCCGCAGGCAACACGGCCGGCAATCAGATCGTGCGTGATGCCATCGCCTCGCTGGTCAAGCAGACCGGCTCGATCGAGCAGGCTGCGGGCAAACTGGGAATCACCGACCTGAACCCGGACAATGCCGATCACGAGTTCTGATCAGCAGTGTCCTGAAAAGGCGGCCTTCGGGTCGCCTTTTTTATGCCCGCCACACAAACGCAAATCCCTCTTATTCAAAAAACCCCAAGCCTGCTAAGCTTGCACGCCCGAATTTGCTCGCCCATTCAGGATTTTCAATGTCCTCGCTGCCTTTTCGCTTGTTTGCGCTACTGTTGGCCCTGGGCCTGACAGCCTGTGATGATGCCCCGCGTTTTACCCAGGCCGAGCCAGGTGAGGCGCTTGCGGGGGGCAGTTCCACGTTCGACAAGCGTGACCGCAAGGCCTTTTCCATGCCCTCGGCCAACCTCTCGCTGGAGGGGCGCCTGAACTTCAATGTCGGCGACAGCTTCTTCCACAATCCCTGGGTGATCGCTCCGGCGACCACCACCGCACGTGATGGCCTGGGCCCGCTGTTCAATAGCAACACCTGCGAGAACTGCCACATCAAGGACGGCCGCGGTCATCCACCCACGGCCCACTCGGCCAACGCCACGTCCATGCTGGTGCGCCTGTCGATCCCCAATGAGCCCGCCTACGCCCAGGCCATCAAGCAAATGGGCGTCGTACCCGAACCTGTCTACGGAGGGCAGTTGCAGGACATGGCCGTGCCGGGCGTCGCTCCCGAAGGCAAGGTGCGGGTCGGCTACACGCCACAGACAGTGACGTTCAAGGACGGCACCCAGGTCGAGCTGCGCCGGCCACAGTTGCAGATCACGCGGCTCGGCTATGGCCCGATGCACCCCAACACCCGTTTCTCTGCCCGCGTCGCCCCGCCGATGATCGGCCTGGGCCTGCTCGAAGCGATTCCAGAGGCCGCCATCCTCGCCAATGCCGACCCTGATGATCGCAATGGCGATGGCATCAAGGGCCGCGCCAACCGGGTCTGGGACGACGCCCAGAGCAAGACGGTGCTCGGCCGCTTCGGCTGGAAAGCCGGCCAGCCGACCCTCAATCAACAGAACGTCCACGCCTTTTCCGGTGACCTGGGGCTCACTACCAGGCTGCGCACTGTCGATGATTGCAGCTGGGCCCAGACCGCCTGCCTGGCCGCACCCAACGGCAATGGCCCGCAGGGTGAACCGGAAGTCAGCGACAACATCCTGCGACTGGTGCTGTTCTACACCCGCAATATCGCTGTGCCGGTGCGCAAGGATATCGATTCGGCCCAGGTACTGGCCGGCAAGAACCTGTTCTACCAGGCCGGTTGCCAGAGCTGTCATACCCCGCAGTTCACTACCGCGGTGGACACCGCCGAGCCGGAACAGGCCAATCAGCTGATTCGCCCCTACAGCGATTTGCTCCTGCACGACATGGGCCCGGGCCTGGCAGACAACCGCACAGAATTCCTGGCCAGTGGTCAAGACTGGCGAACCCCGCCGTTGTGGGGCATCGGCCTGACCGAAACGGTCAGTGGCCACACTCAGTTTCTCCATGACGGCCGTGCCCGCAACCTCCTCGAAGCCGTGCTCTGGCATGGCGGCGAAGCGCAGGCGGCACAACGACATGTACTGACTTTCGATGCCGAGCAGCGCGCTGAGCTGCTGGCGTTCTTGAACTCACTCTAGAGAAAGGAGCCGGACATGTTCCGCCCCAAGCTGTTACTCACCAGCCTTGCTGCCCTTGTGCTGGGTGCCTGCTCGCCGCAGGACCCTCAGGCCGTGACCTGCGCCGCAATCGCCAAGCAGGTGATCCTGCCGACCTACAGCCGCTGGGTCGAAGCCGATCGGCAACTGGCGGTCAGCGCCCTGGCATTCTGCGAAGGCAAGGCAAGCCTGGAGACGGCCCGTGCCGACTTCCTCCATGCGCAAAAAGCCTGGGCCGAGTTGCAGCCCCTGCTGATCGGCCCATTGGCCGAAGGCAACCGCGCCTGGCAGGTACAGTTCTGGCCGGACAAGAAGAACCTGGTCGGCCGTCAGGTCGAGCAATTGGTCAGCAGCGACAAACCGACCGATGCCGCGTCCCTGGCCAAGTCCAGCGTAGTGGTGCAAGGCCTGTCCGCCTATGAGTACATCCTCTTCGACAGCAGGATCGACATGGCCGACAGCGCGCAAAAAGCCCGTTACTGCCCGCTGCTGATTGCCATCGGCGAACGCCAGAAGACGTTGGCCGAAGAGATCCTCGAGCGCTGGAACAGCAACGACGGCGTGCTCGCGCAGATGACCAAGTTCCCCAACCAGCGCTACGCCGACTCCCATGAGGCCATTGCCGATTTGCTGCGGGCCCAGGTCACTGCACTCGATACGCTGAAGAAAAAGCTCGGCACGCCAATGGGCCGTCAAAGCAAGGGGGTTGCCCAGCCGTACCAGGCGGACGCCTGGCGCAGCCAGTCTTCGCTCAAGAGCCTGGAAGCCAGCCTGACCGCGGCGCAAACCGTCTGGGTCGGTGTCGATGACAAAGGGCTGCGTGGCTTGCTGCCCAAAGAGCAGAAACCTTTGGCCGACAAGATCGATGCCGCCTATACCGCGTCACTGAAGCTGTTCCACGACAACCAGCGCACGCTTACCGACCTGCTGAACGACGAAGCCGGCCGCCAGCAGCTCAACGAAATCTACGACAGCCTCAATGTCGTCCATCGCCTGCACGAGGGCGAACTGGCCAAGGCACTCGGGATTCAGCTTGGTTTCAATGCGAACGATGGTGATTGATCATGCTCCGACGCCAGGCCCTCGCTCTCGGTAGCGTGCTGCTGAGTGCCGTCACACTGGGTGGCTGGACCCTCTTTCGCGGCAAGGACAGCAGCCCCCTGCTGCTCTCGGCCCGGGACGACAGTGACGGCCAGCACTACGCCGTCGGCTACCGCCTGGACGGCACGCAGGTGTTCGCCACCCGGGTTGGCCAGCGTTGCCATGACATCATCAATCACCCCGAACAGCCGATCGCATTGTTCGTCGCCAGGCGGCCCGGCACCGAAAGCTACCTGATCGACCTGCGTGACGGTCGGTTGCTGCAGACAGTTGCCTCGCAGCCCAATCGGCACTTCTATGGCCATGCCGTGATCCACAAGCACGGCCAGTGGCTGTACGCCACCGAGAACGACACCACCGAACCTGGCCGTGGCGTGCTCGGCGTCTACCGGTTCGAGGGTGAGCGGCTGAGCTACAGCGGCGAAATCAGTACCCACGGCATCGGGCCGCATCAGGTGTCCTGGCTGCCCGACGGTGAAACCCTGGTGGTGGCCAACGGCGGTATCCGCACCGAAGCCGAAAGCCGCGTGGAAATGAACCTGGATGCCATGCAGCCGAGCCTGGTGCTGATGCGGCGCGATGGAACTTTGCTGAGCAAGGAAACCCTAAAACAGCAGATGAACAGCGTGCGCCATCTGGCCGTGGCCAACGACGGTACCGTGGTCGCCGGCCAACAGTTCATGGGCGATGCGCATGAAACTGCCGAGTTGCTGGCGATCAAACGCCCCGGCGAAGCTTTCCAGCCCTTCCCGGTCGCCGACCAGCAACTGCAGGCCATGAATCACTACACCGCCAGCGTGGCCATCCACAGTGAACTGCGGCTGGTGGCGTTGACCGCGCCAAGGGCCAATCGCTTTTTCATCTGGGATCTGGACACTGCTTCAGTGCGTCTGGATGCGCCACTGCCCGATTGTGCCGGAGTCGGCGCAGTGAAGGATGGCTTTGTCGTGACGTCTGGCCAGGGCCGCTGCCGCTTCTACGATTGCCGGCAGAAAGCGCTGCTGGCCAAACCGTTGGAGTTGCCGGCAGGGCTCTGGGACAACCATCTTCATCTGGTTTGAAATACACGCTGGGAAACGGACTTCTCGGCCGTCATTAAACGAGTAATATTCGGGAATGTCGCGCCTTGCGCGCCTGCTTAGAACCGACTTCCAAGGAACTGGAAATATGCTGCGCCGTCGCATGCTGATCATGTTAGGTGTTGTCTTGCTGATCGTGCTGGTACTGGGGAGTTACAAAGCCTTTTCCATCTACCAGCAAGCCCAGCAGTTTTCCGTGCCCAAGCCGCCCATCAGCGTGGCGGCCGCCCCGGCCACCGAACGCGCCTGGCAGAATCGCCTGCCCGCCGTGGGCAGTCTCAAGGCCCTGCAGGGCATCAACCTGAGCCTCGAAGTCGCCGGCACGGTCAAGGCCGTACAGTTCGAGTCAGGGCAGAAGGTCAAACTCGGCCAACCCCTGCTGCAACTCGACAGCGATGTGGAAACCGCCTTACTTGGCACTGCGCTGGCCGACCTGGGCCTGGCCCAGGTCGATTACGGGCGTGGCAGCCAGCTGGTCGGCAGCCAGGCGATCTCCAAGGGCGAGTTCGACCGTCTCACCGCGCAGTTGGCCAGGATCAAGGCTATCGTCGCCCAACTCAAGGCTTCACTGGCCAAGAAAAGCATCGTTGCGCCCTTCTCCGGAACCATCGGCATCCGCCAGGTCGATGTCGGCGACTACCTGGCCAGTGGCACGGTCATCGCGACGCTGCAGGACCTGAGCAGCCTCTACGCCGATTTCTTTGTACCGGAGCAATCCATTCCGAAACTGGCGCTCGGGCAAAAAGTGCTGGTCAGCGTTGCCGCCTACCCGGGACAGGATTTCGAAGGCAGCATCAGTGCGATCAACCCCAAGGTCGAAGACACCACCCGCAACGTGATGGTACGCGCCACTCTGGCCAACCCGGACGGCAAGCTGCTACCAGGCATGTTTGCCAACCTGCAGGTGGTGCTGCCCAATCCAAGGAACGAAGTCGTGGTCCCCGAAAGCGCCATCACCTACACCCTTTACGGTAATTCGGTGTACGTGGTCGCGCAGAAGAAGGCCGAGGACGGTCAACCCCAGCTGGATGCGGCCGGCCAACCCACGCTGATCGCCGAGCGCCGCTTCGTCGAGACCGGCGAGCGCCGGGACGGCATGGTTGTGATCAGCAAAGGCCTCAAAAGTGGTGAGCAAGTGGTCACTGCCGGCCAGCTCAAGCTCACCCAGGGCGCCGTGATTGCCATCAGTCCCGACAAGACCATTCAAGCCGAGCAGAACAGCCGGCCCGCGCGCTGACTGATCAAGGACCTCCCCATGGCTTTTACAGATCCGTTCATCCGCCGTCCGGTACTGGCCACCGTCATCAGCCTGTTGATCGTCCTGCTGGGCTTTCAGGCCTACAACAAGCTGACCATCCGCCAGTATCCGCAAATGGAAAATGCCCTGATCACGGTCACCACTGCGTACCCCGGCGCCAACGCTGAAACCATCCAGGGCTACATCACTCAACCGATGCAGCAAAGCCTGGCCAGCGCCGAAGGCATCGACTACATGACCTCGGTCAGTCGCCAGAACTTCTCGGTGATCTCGATCTATGCCCGCATCGGCGGGGACAGCGACCGTTTGTTCACCGAGCTGCTGGCCAAGGCCAACGAGGTCAAGAACAAGCTGCCACAGGACGCCGAAGACCCGGTGCTGAGCAAGGAAGCGGCTGACGCCTCGGCGCTGATGTACATGAGTTTCTACAGCAGCGACCTGAGCAACCCGCAGATCACCGACTATCTCTCCAGGGTCATCCAGCCCAAGCTCGCTACCTTGCCGGGCATGGCCGAGGCCGAGATTCTCGGCAACCAGGTGTTCGCCATGCGTATCTGGCTCGACCCGGTCAAATTGGCCGGTTACGGCCTGAGCGCCAACGACGTCAATGACGCCGTGCGTCGCTATAACTTCCTGTCCGCCGCCGGCGAGGTAAAGGGCGAATACATTGTCACCAGCATCAACGCCAATACCGAATTGAAGTCGGCCGAAGCCTTCGCCGCGATCCCGCTCAAGACCGTCGGTGACAGCCGCGTGCTGCTCGGCGACGTGGCGCGGGTACAGATGGGTGCGGAAAACTACGACACCGTCAGCTCGTTCGACGGCATCCCGTCGGTGTATATCGGCATCAAGGGCACCCCGGGCGCCAACCCGCTGGATGTGATCAAGGAAGTGCGGCAGATCATGCCCGAGCTGGTAGCTCAGCTGCCGCCGAACCTGAAGGCGTCGATTGCCTACGATGCCACGCTGTTCATCCGGGCCTCGATCAACGAAGTGGTCAAGACCCTGATCGAGGCGGTACTCATCGTCATCGTCGTTGTCTTCCTGTTCCTGGGTGCATTGCGCTCGGTGCTGATCCCGGTGGTGACCATTCCGCTGTCGATGATCGGCGTGCTGTTTTTCATGCAGATAATGGGTTATTCGATCAACCTGCTCACGCTGCTGGCCATGGTGCTGGCGATCGGCCTGGTGGTCGACGATGCGATTGTCGTGGTGGAGAACATCCACCGGCATATCGAAGAAGGCAAGACGCCGCTGGACGCTGCTCTGGAAGGCGCACGGGAGATCGCCATGCCGGTGGTGTCGATGACCATCACCCTGGCGGCGGTCTACGCGCCCATCGGTTTTCTCGAGGGCCTGACCGGGGCACTGTTCAAGGAGTTCGCCCTGACCCTGGCCGGTGCCGTGGTGATCTCCGGCATCGTGGCGCTGACCCTGTCGCCGATGATGTGCGCCCTGCTCCTTCGTCATGAGGAGAACCCGAGCGGGCTGGCGCATCGGCTCGACATGCTTTTCGAGCGGCTCAAGCTTCGCTACCAGCACATCCTCCACGGCACCCTCAATACTCGTCCGGTAGTACTGGTGTTTGCAGCGCTGGTGCTCTGCCTGATTCCGGTGCTGTTGATGTTCACCCGCTCGGAACTGGCCCCGGACGAAGACCAGGGCGTCATCTTCATGATGGCAACCGCACCGCAGCCGACCAACCTGGATTACCTGAGCGCTTACACCGATGAATTCACCACGATCTTCAAGGAGTTCCCGGAGTACTACTCCTCGTTCCAGATCAACGGTTTCAACGGCGTGCAGTCAGGCATCGGCGGTTTCCTGCTCAAACCCTGGGACGAGCGTGGGCGCACGCAAATGGAACTGTTGCCACAGGTTCAGGCCAAACTCGACAGCATCAGCGGCCTGCAAATATTCGGCTTCAACCTGCCGTCGTTGCCCGGGACCGGCGAAGGCATGCCCTTCGCGTTCGTGATCAACACGCCGAACGACTACGAGTCGTTGCTCGAGGTCGCCGAACGGATCAAGGCCCGCGCCGAGGCTTCGGGCAAATTCGCTTTTCTCGACATCGACCTGGCCTTCGACAAGCCTGAGGTGGTAGTGGATATCGACCGGGCCAAGGCCGCGCAAATGGGCGTATCCATGGATGCCCTCGGCGGCACCCTGGCCACCCTGCTCGGCGAGGCCGAAATCAACCGGTTCACCATCGAAGGGCGCAGCTACAAGGTGATCGCCCAGGTCGAGCAGCCCTTCCGCGACAATCCGGGCTGGCTGAGCCATTACTACGTACGCAACAACAACAACGAAATGCTGCCGCTGTCGACGCTGATCACGGTCAGCGACCGGGCCAGGCCGCGCCAACTGAACCAGTTCCAGCAGCTCAACTCAGCGATTATCCAGGGTGTGCCGAAGGTCAGCATGGGCGAGGCGATCGAAACCGTGCGCAGCATCGCCGCCGAAGAGGCGCCGGCCGGTTTTGCCTTCGATTACGCCGGTACTGCACGCCAGTTCGTTCAGGAAGGCAGTGCGTTGTGGGTAACCTTCGGCCTGGCCCTGGCCATTATCTTCCTGGTGCTGGCGGCGCAATTCGAAAGCTTCCGCGACCCGCTGGTGATATTGGTGACGGTGCCGCTATCGATTTGCGGCGCATTGATCCCACTGTTCCTGGGCCTTTCGAGCATGAACATCTACACCCAGGTCGGCCTGGTCACGCTCATCGGCTTGATCAGCAAGCATGGCATCCTGATCGTCGAGTTCGCCAATCAACTGCGCCACCAGAAAGGCCTTTCGCCGCGCGAGGCGGTCGAAGAAGCCGCTGCAATCCGGCTGCGCCCGGTGTTGATGACGACTGCGGCCATGGTGTTCGGGATGGTGCCGCTGATTATCGCCACCGGTGCCGGGGCTGTCAGCCGCTTCGACATCGGCACAGTGATCGCCACAGGCATGTCCGTGGGTACCCTGTTCACCCTGTTCGTGCTGCCATGCGTCTATACCCTGCTGGCCAAGCCCGATGCCCCCGTCGTTACCCAGCCGGCCTTGACGCCATAACGCAAAAAGCCTCGTCATTGACGAGGCTTTTCAGGTTCCAGCGCAGGCTTGTCTCAGCCTTGC is a window from the Pseudomonas sp. LS1212 genome containing:
- a CDS encoding multidrug efflux RND transporter permease subunit, giving the protein MAFTDPFIRRPVLATVISLLIVLLGFQAYNKLTIRQYPQMENALITVTTAYPGANAETIQGYITQPMQQSLASAEGIDYMTSVSRQNFSVISIYARIGGDSDRLFTELLAKANEVKNKLPQDAEDPVLSKEAADASALMYMSFYSSDLSNPQITDYLSRVIQPKLATLPGMAEAEILGNQVFAMRIWLDPVKLAGYGLSANDVNDAVRRYNFLSAAGEVKGEYIVTSINANTELKSAEAFAAIPLKTVGDSRVLLGDVARVQMGAENYDTVSSFDGIPSVYIGIKGTPGANPLDVIKEVRQIMPELVAQLPPNLKASIAYDATLFIRASINEVVKTLIEAVLIVIVVVFLFLGALRSVLIPVVTIPLSMIGVLFFMQIMGYSINLLTLLAMVLAIGLVVDDAIVVVENIHRHIEEGKTPLDAALEGAREIAMPVVSMTITLAAVYAPIGFLEGLTGALFKEFALTLAGAVVISGIVALTLSPMMCALLLRHEENPSGLAHRLDMLFERLKLRYQHILHGTLNTRPVVLVFAALVLCLIPVLLMFTRSELAPDEDQGVIFMMATAPQPTNLDYLSAYTDEFTTIFKEFPEYYSSFQINGFNGVQSGIGGFLLKPWDERGRTQMELLPQVQAKLDSISGLQIFGFNLPSLPGTGEGMPFAFVINTPNDYESLLEVAERIKARAEASGKFAFLDIDLAFDKPEVVVDIDRAKAAQMGVSMDALGGTLATLLGEAEINRFTIEGRSYKVIAQVEQPFRDNPGWLSHYYVRNNNNEMLPLSTLITVSDRARPRQLNQFQQLNSAIIQGVPKVSMGEAIETVRSIAAEEAPAGFAFDYAGTARQFVQEGSALWVTFGLALAIIFLVLAAQFESFRDPLVILVTVPLSICGALIPLFLGLSSMNIYTQVGLVTLIGLISKHGILIVEFANQLRHQKGLSPREAVEEAAAIRLRPVLMTTAAMVFGMVPLIIATGAGAVSRFDIGTVIATGMSVGTLFTLFVLPCVYTLLAKPDAPVVTQPALTP
- a CDS encoding imelysin family protein — its product is MFRPKLLLTSLAALVLGACSPQDPQAVTCAAIAKQVILPTYSRWVEADRQLAVSALAFCEGKASLETARADFLHAQKAWAELQPLLIGPLAEGNRAWQVQFWPDKKNLVGRQVEQLVSSDKPTDAASLAKSSVVVQGLSAYEYILFDSRIDMADSAQKARYCPLLIAIGERQKTLAEEILERWNSNDGVLAQMTKFPNQRYADSHEAIADLLRAQVTALDTLKKKLGTPMGRQSKGVAQPYQADAWRSQSSLKSLEASLTAAQTVWVGVDDKGLRGLLPKEQKPLADKIDAAYTASLKLFHDNQRTLTDLLNDEAGRQQLNEIYDSLNVVHRLHEGELAKALGIQLGFNANDGD
- a CDS encoding DUF1513 domain-containing protein, which codes for MLRRQALALGSVLLSAVTLGGWTLFRGKDSSPLLLSARDDSDGQHYAVGYRLDGTQVFATRVGQRCHDIINHPEQPIALFVARRPGTESYLIDLRDGRLLQTVASQPNRHFYGHAVIHKHGQWLYATENDTTEPGRGVLGVYRFEGERLSYSGEISTHGIGPHQVSWLPDGETLVVANGGIRTEAESRVEMNLDAMQPSLVLMRRDGTLLSKETLKQQMNSVRHLAVANDGTVVAGQQFMGDAHETAELLAIKRPGEAFQPFPVADQQLQAMNHYTASVAIHSELRLVALTAPRANRFFIWDLDTASVRLDAPLPDCAGVGAVKDGFVVTSGQGRCRFYDCRQKALLAKPLELPAGLWDNHLHLV
- a CDS encoding efflux RND transporter periplasmic adaptor subunit; its protein translation is MLRRRMLIMLGVVLLIVLVLGSYKAFSIYQQAQQFSVPKPPISVAAAPATERAWQNRLPAVGSLKALQGINLSLEVAGTVKAVQFESGQKVKLGQPLLQLDSDVETALLGTALADLGLAQVDYGRGSQLVGSQAISKGEFDRLTAQLARIKAIVAQLKASLAKKSIVAPFSGTIGIRQVDVGDYLASGTVIATLQDLSSLYADFFVPEQSIPKLALGQKVLVSVAAYPGQDFEGSISAINPKVEDTTRNVMVRATLANPDGKLLPGMFANLQVVLPNPRNEVVVPESAITYTLYGNSVYVVAQKKAEDGQPQLDAAGQPTLIAERRFVETGERRDGMVVISKGLKSGEQVVTAGQLKLTQGAVIAISPDKTIQAEQNSRPAR
- a CDS encoding di-heme oxidoredictase family protein, whose amino-acid sequence is MSSLPFRLFALLLALGLTACDDAPRFTQAEPGEALAGGSSTFDKRDRKAFSMPSANLSLEGRLNFNVGDSFFHNPWVIAPATTTARDGLGPLFNSNTCENCHIKDGRGHPPTAHSANATSMLVRLSIPNEPAYAQAIKQMGVVPEPVYGGQLQDMAVPGVAPEGKVRVGYTPQTVTFKDGTQVELRRPQLQITRLGYGPMHPNTRFSARVAPPMIGLGLLEAIPEAAILANADPDDRNGDGIKGRANRVWDDAQSKTVLGRFGWKAGQPTLNQQNVHAFSGDLGLTTRLRTVDDCSWAQTACLAAPNGNGPQGEPEVSDNILRLVLFYTRNIAVPVRKDIDSAQVLAGKNLFYQAGCQSCHTPQFTTAVDTAEPEQANQLIRPYSDLLLHDMGPGLADNRTEFLASGQDWRTPPLWGIGLTETVSGHTQFLHDGRARNLLEAVLWHGGEAQAAQRHVLTFDAEQRAELLAFLNSL
- a CDS encoding imelysin family protein — its product is MIRMPLATASLLAIAISLAGCGDSKDKDAAAQAPTPAASTSAATPATGALDEAAAKAVVAHYADIVFAVYSDAHSTAKTLQTAIDAFLAKPNDNTLKAAKAAWVAARAPYLQSEVFRFGNTIVDDWEGQLNAWPLDEGLIDYVDKSYEHALGNPGATANIIANTQVQVGEDKVDVKEITPEKLASLNELGGSEANVATGYHAIEFLLWGQDLNGTGPGAGARPASDYLEGAGATGGHNDRRRAYLKAVTQLLVNDLEEMVGNWKPNVADNYRATLEKEPAEAGLRKMLFGMGSLSLGELAGERMKVSLEANSPEDEHDCFSDNTHYSQFYDAKGIRNVYLGEYTRVDGTRMTGASLSSLVAKIDSAADTALKADLEATEAKMQVIVDHAKKGEHYDQLIAAGNTAGNQIVRDAIASLVKQTGSIEQAAGKLGITDLNPDNADHEF